One genomic segment of Musa acuminata AAA Group cultivar baxijiao chromosome BXJ3-3, Cavendish_Baxijiao_AAA, whole genome shotgun sequence includes these proteins:
- the LOC103979135 gene encoding PHD finger protein EHD3-like: protein MAVEEQRRNGSLKMEESSLGGPMTCDKRKRAGSSPNVIQVCMPSRKEKTKDIGWDHGKIVDGNRFQWMCNWCGLVRYGGGVSRLKKHLAGVCDVRKCPNVPEEIAKEIMNHLMEKQKHRKRRLVARGIKGRRQKCSPHCDLLDKDHIKGDNKAQVGSANELSRKGIWETNIASERLKIMNQQSTTTMGLTGTTEDMEELHDQISCTRTVEEDRYSRREHHWKYVLESILQFPDMSEGGGISCCIRDALTYGPEFTKKFKMTDILGNTVQLKDKFVGNSEVKCHQTPDSAANAEKSASKTGSLSETDTDVINLNSQEHFLDILRSEKFFLLCDLICHNFQDNKVKLFFDFSLINSKMKNGDYKQSPGLFSQDIQEVWDKCQKFGEEMVLLASNLSSMSHVSCQKHDTCQVVAERKSFAESNKTAMHLTFCESGQYTKLDQAKASPLYKVPTCRQCAMEANGECSLICGGCQAMYHISCIKPALVEIPTQSWYCVVCNAYEKESPEPFSICTRKDIMHKNHLVYDGLKTSGTQEYCIDSDSRIVRASNSTESSVSFMETDESPELPRTAQSFLCKICGTCEDEDKKFLICDHVHCPYKFYHIRCLKSSQIASLQQQKKSCWYCPSCLCRACFCDKDDDRIVLCDGCDEAYHTYCMRPPCTSIPKGQWYCQSCNASMERKGTKRHKQRIAQQHRKNDDRQFNEVSRAVDLLLTAAEKLSSEEQLMAGENSR from the exons ATGGCGGTCGAGGAGCAGAGAAGAAATGGGTCTCTGAAGATGGAAGAATCATCACTCGGGGGTCCAATGACTTGCGACAAGCGGAAGCGTGCCGGGTCGAGTCCGAATGTGATTCAG GTGTGCATGCCTTCACGTAAGGAGAAAACCAAGGATATTGGGTGGGATCATGGGAAGATAGTTGATGGAAATAGGTTTCAGTGGATGTGCAATTGGTGTGGTTTAGTTAGATATGGAGGTGGGGTGTCTAGGCTTAAGAAACATCTTGCTGGTGTTTGTGATGTTAGAAAGTGCCCAAATGTCCCAGAGGAAATTGCAAAAGAGATCATGAATCATCTCATGGAGAAGCAAAAACACAGAAAGAGGAGGTTGGTTGCACGTGGTATCAAAGGAAGAAGGCAGAAGTGTTCTCCTCATTGTGATTTACTGGACAAGGATCATATAAAAGGTGACAATAAGGCACAGGTGGGAAGTGCCAATGAGTTATCTAGAAAAGGCATTTGGGAAACCAATATTGCCTCTGAAAGGTTGAAGATCATGAACCAGCAGTCAACCACAACCATGGGATTAACTGGCACGACTGAG GATATGGAGGAACTTCATGACCAAATTTCATGTACCAGAACTGTTGAGGAAGATAGGTACTCTAGAAGGGAACATCACTGGAAATATGTACTAGAAAGCATACTGCAGTTTCCTGatatgagtgaaggtggtggcatTTCATGTTGCATCCGTGACGCTCTCACATATGGACCTGAATTTACCAAAAAGTTCAAGATGACTGATATCTTGGGGAACACAGTACAGCTAAAG gataagtttgttgggaaCAGTGAAGTAAAATGTCATCAAACACCAGATAGTGCTGCAAATGCTGAAAAGAGTGCATCAAAAACTGGATCTCTTAGTGAAACtgatacagatgtcatcaatttaAATAGTCAAGAACACTTTCTTGACATTTTACGTTCAGAAAAGTTTTTCTTATTGTGTGATTTGATCTGCCATAACTTCCAGGACAACAAGGTCAAATTGTTCTTTGACTTCAGCCTGATTAACTCAAAGATGAAAAATGGGGATTATAAGCAATCACCTGGATTATTTAGTCAGGATATTCAAGAG GTATGGGACAAATGCCAAAAATTTGGTGAAGAAATGGTCCTTCTAGCAAGTAATCTTTCAAGCATGTCACATGTTTCCTGTCAGAAGCAT GACACTTGTCAAGTAGTTGCTGAAAGGAAGAGTTTTGCGGAATCCAATAAGACTGCCATGCACCTTACGTTCTGTGAATCAGGCCAATACACCAAACTGGATCAAGCTAAGGCCTCTCCTCTATACAAGGTTCCGACTTGCAGGCAATGTGCCATGGAAGCAAATGGAGAATGTAGCCTCATCTGTGGTGGATGTCAGGCAATGTACCATATCTCATGCATCAAGCCTGCTCTTGTAGAAATTCCAACTCAGAGCTGGTACTGTGTTGTTTGTAATGCATACGAGAAGGAATCACCTGAACCTTTTTCGATCTGCACTAGGAAAGATATTATGCACAAGAATCACTTGGTGTATGATGGGCTTAAAACTTCTGGGACACAAGAATATTGCATTGACAGTGACAGCAGGATTGTTAGAGCTTCCAACTCCACAGAAAGTTCAGTTTCATTTATGGAGACTGATGAGTCACCAGAACTACCAAGGACTGCTCAGTCATTCTTGTGCAAGATATGTGGGACTTGCGAGGATGAAGACAAGAAATTCTTGATTTGTGATCATGTTCACTGCCCTTACAAGTTCTACCACATAAGATGCCTAAAAAGTAGTCAGATAGCTAGTCTGCAGCAGCAAAAGAAGTCTTGTTGGTATTGCCCATCTTGCCTTTGTAGAGCTTGCTTTTGTGATAAGGATGATGATAGGATTGTCCTATGTGATGGTTGTGATGAGGCATACCACACATACTGCATGAGACCACCGTGTACTTCCATACCCAAGGGCCAGTGGTATTGCCAGTCTTGCAATGCATCCATGGAGAGGAAAGGGACGAAGAGACACAAGCAGCGTATCGCCCAGCAACACAGGAAGAATGATGACAGACAATTTAATGAGGTTAGTCGTGCAGTGGATTTGCTATTAACTGCTGCTGAGAAGCTGAGctcagaagagcaattgatggcAGGGGAGAATTCAAGATAG